One Pseudochaenichthys georgianus chromosome 7, fPseGeo1.2, whole genome shotgun sequence DNA segment encodes these proteins:
- the LOC117450036 gene encoding zona pellucida sperm-binding protein 3-like isoform X1, with the protein MGTQLYLGVIVVALFATTVTNAEIKVQCGKDSVRITWTIPSRMRQYAARHFLGNCMPSRFNVLPRGEGKAEFNYKLDDCNFKRLVKGKNLIYKNELTFRPRPRSSPAAYVYPIECVYPRPTGWVPAFLNPGAGVAGGRGGLTFHMLLLNEQMTAVAETNVIPLGSFMPIWATVEQKSHQPLLLLMEECVAATTPELQANSNVYPIITNKGCLLDSVKGNSRFLPRYHSSAIILYLQSFKFGLGEEVYIHCKLLAWDPEVLSESKKACHYVKENERWELLDDPMQSSMCDCCSRTCNTRSKRGDEWESNGFMHTSVLGPLIIMDPSQQNAHNASVVSIADQGSPV; encoded by the exons ATGGGGACTCAACTCTACCTAGGTGTGATAGTCGTGGCTCTTTTTGCAACGACTGTTACCAATGCAG aaATCAAAGTACAGTGTGGAAAAGACTCCGTAAGGATCACATGGACGATCCCCTCGAGAATGCGGCAATATGCAGCTCGTCACTTCCTCGGAAACTGCATGCCATCTAGGTTTAATGTTCTGCCGAGGGGAGAGGGGAAAGCCGAGTTTAACTACAAACTAGATGACTGCAATTTTAAAAGACTG gtgAAAGGGAAGAATCTCATCTACAAAAATGAGCTGACTTTCAGGCCCAGACCAAGGTCGAGTCCTGCAGCTTATGTGTATCCCATCGAATGCGTTTATCCAAG ACCTACGGGGTGGGTTCCTGCTTTCCTGAACCCGGGGGCAGGTGTTGCCGGAGGCCGAGGAGGGCTGACGTTCCACATGCTGCTCCTAAATG AACAAATGACAGCGGTAGCGGAGACAAATGTCATCCCCCTGGGCTCCTTCATGCCAATATGGGCAACAGTCGAGCAGAAGTCCCATCAGCCATTGCTGCTGCTCATGGAGGAATGTGTGGCAGCCACTACGCCTGAGCTGCAGGCTAACAGCAATGTGTACCCCATCATTACAAATAAGGG GTGTCTCCTGGACAGTGTGAAGGGAAACTCCAGGTTTCTCCCTCGGTACCACTCGTCTGCAATCATCCTCTACCTGCAGTCCTTCAAGTTTGGTCTCGGCGAGGAG GTGTACATTCACTGCAAACTGCTCGCATGGGATCCTGAAGTTCTAAGTGAGAGCAAGAAAGCTTGCCACTATGTAAAGGAAAATGAGCG ATGGGAACTCCTGGATGACCCCATGCAGAGCTCCATGTGTGACTGCTGTTCTAGGACCTGCAACACTCGCTCCAAGAGAGGTGACGAATGGG AATCCAACGGCTTCATGCACACTTCTGTGTTGGGACCCCTGATCATAATGGATCCATCGCAACAAAATGCCCACAATGCATCAGTAGTTTCCATTGCTGACCAAG GAAGTCCAGTCTAA
- the LOC117450036 gene encoding zona pellucida sperm-binding protein 3-like isoform X2, with product MGTQLYLGVIVVALFATTVTNAEIKVQCGKDSVRITWTIPSRMRQYAARHFLGNCMPSRFNVLPRGEGKAEFNYKLDDCNFKRLVKGKNLIYKNELTFRPRPRSSPAAYVYPIECVYPRPTGWVPAFLNPGAGVAGGRGGLTFHMLLLNEQMTAVAETNVIPLGSFMPIWATVEQKSHQPLLLLMEECVAATTPELQANSNVYPIITNKGCLLDSVKGNSRFLPRYHSSAIILYLQSFKFGLGEEVYIHCKLLAWDPEVLSESKKACHYVKENERWELLDDPMQSSMCDCCSRTCNTRSKRESNGFMHTSVLGPLIIMDPSQQNAHNASVVSIADQGSPV from the exons ATGGGGACTCAACTCTACCTAGGTGTGATAGTCGTGGCTCTTTTTGCAACGACTGTTACCAATGCAG aaATCAAAGTACAGTGTGGAAAAGACTCCGTAAGGATCACATGGACGATCCCCTCGAGAATGCGGCAATATGCAGCTCGTCACTTCCTCGGAAACTGCATGCCATCTAGGTTTAATGTTCTGCCGAGGGGAGAGGGGAAAGCCGAGTTTAACTACAAACTAGATGACTGCAATTTTAAAAGACTG gtgAAAGGGAAGAATCTCATCTACAAAAATGAGCTGACTTTCAGGCCCAGACCAAGGTCGAGTCCTGCAGCTTATGTGTATCCCATCGAATGCGTTTATCCAAG ACCTACGGGGTGGGTTCCTGCTTTCCTGAACCCGGGGGCAGGTGTTGCCGGAGGCCGAGGAGGGCTGACGTTCCACATGCTGCTCCTAAATG AACAAATGACAGCGGTAGCGGAGACAAATGTCATCCCCCTGGGCTCCTTCATGCCAATATGGGCAACAGTCGAGCAGAAGTCCCATCAGCCATTGCTGCTGCTCATGGAGGAATGTGTGGCAGCCACTACGCCTGAGCTGCAGGCTAACAGCAATGTGTACCCCATCATTACAAATAAGGG GTGTCTCCTGGACAGTGTGAAGGGAAACTCCAGGTTTCTCCCTCGGTACCACTCGTCTGCAATCATCCTCTACCTGCAGTCCTTCAAGTTTGGTCTCGGCGAGGAG GTGTACATTCACTGCAAACTGCTCGCATGGGATCCTGAAGTTCTAAGTGAGAGCAAGAAAGCTTGCCACTATGTAAAGGAAAATGAGCG ATGGGAACTCCTGGATGACCCCATGCAGAGCTCCATGTGTGACTGCTGTTCTAGGACCTGCAACACTCGCTCCAAGAGAG AATCCAACGGCTTCATGCACACTTCTGTGTTGGGACCCCTGATCATAATGGATCCATCGCAACAAAATGCCCACAATGCATCAGTAGTTTCCATTGCTGACCAAG GAAGTCCAGTCTAA